One segment of Tetrapisispora phaffii CBS 4417 chromosome 1, complete genome DNA contains the following:
- the TES1 gene encoding palmitoyl-CoA hydrolase (similar to Saccharomyces cerevisiae TES1 (YJR019C); ancestral locus Anc_5.133), whose translation MSYIPVALEKILELAPVSANRFITTSLPAAPIGGKGTFGGTLVGQSLLAAFYTVPDDFSPVSLHSYFISGGNPSVMIQYHVQDLRHGKNFMHKQVKGYQHEKLIFTSIILFSKKRLHDSLHHLKTIDADSMPSLTKFEPADKLFKDKIVSNAKIYEKASQRFQDVSNLNKSLMNFKHGPVEYRFPKSIFYSKEAKDKLGYYVKCREKINKHFSREQFDKITPENDPRYAYIALAYISDAYFLLTLPSFHALPLFSHKFSVSLDHSIHFHQIPNISDFTYFEISNISSRSDKHLMVGEYYNAKTKEIVASVSQEGYVIYDDEETIRSKF comes from the coding sequence atgtcttATATACCTGTTGCTttagaaaaaattttagaattaGCTCCTGTTTCAGCTAATAGATTTATTACTACATCTTTGCCTGCTGCTCCCATTGGTGGTAAAGGTACGTTTGGAGGTACTTTAGTCGGTCAGTCACTTTTAGCTGCCTTTTACACAGTCCCTGATGATTTTTCGCCAGTTTCACTTCATAGTTATTTTATAAGCGGTGGTAACCCTTCTGTTATGATACAATACCATGTTCAAGATTTGAGACATGGTAAAAATTTCATGCATAAACAGGTAAAGGGATACCAACATGAAAAGTTAATATTCACTTCAATAAttctattttcaaaaaaaagattacaTGATTCATTGCATCATTTGAAGACTATCGATGCTGACTCTATGCCTTCGTTAACTAAGTTTGAACCAGCTGATAAATTGTTCAAAGATAAGATAGTTTCAAATGctaaaatatatgaaaaaGCTTCACAAAGATTTCAAGATGTATCTAACCTAAATAAAAGCCTTATGAACTTTAAGCATGGTCCTGTTGAGTACAGGTTCCCAAAAAGTATTTTCTATTCTAAAGAAGCTAAAGATAAGCTAGGATACTATGTTAAATGCAGagaaaaaatcaataaacATTTTTCTAGGGAACAGTTCGATAAAATTACACCAGAAAATGATCCTAGATATGCGTACATAGCTTTAGCTTATATTTCAGATGCTTATTTTTTACTAACATTACCTTCATTTCATGCATTACCATTATTTTCTCACAAATTTAGTGTTTCATTGGatcattcaattcatttCCATCAAATACCTAACATTAGCGACTTCAcgtattttgaaataagtAATATTAGTTCAAGGTCAGATAAACATTTAATGGTAGGAGAATATTATAATGCAAAAACAAAGGAAATAGTTGCGAGTGTATCACAGGAAGGTTATGTAATATacgatgatgaagaaactATTCGATCAAAGTTTTAA
- the ADE3 gene encoding trifunctional formate-tetrahydrofolate ligase/methenyltetrahydrofolate cyclohydrolase/methylenetetrahydrofolate dehydrogenase ADE3 (similar to Saccharomyces cerevisiae ADE3 (YGR204W); ancestral locus Anc_5.134): MTGQIIDGKNIAAEVRGEIREQITKIQGENPAFKALLAIIQVSDRKDSLTYVRMKLKAAEEVGIATEYLHFSESTTQEEVLQSIDRLNEDPEVNGIIIQLPLPKGFDEDLFTSRVKPEKDVDGFGNYNIGELNKRNGNPYFLPCTPKGIIELLKRSNVNISGTKSLVIGRSDIVGSPIAALLKAEDSTVTIAHSKTKDIQQCFKDVGIVVVAIGRPEFVKGEWFKDASPDCVVIDVGTNFVDDSTKKVGFRYVGDVEFHESIKHVKLITPVPGGVGPMTVAMLLQNTLLSAQRVEKLNGKLRPFKALPLQKVKPVPSDIEISKNQKPKKIIDVAYEAGILPSELEPYGSTKAKVSLKILDRLKDKENGKYILVTGITPTPLGEGKSTTTVGLAQALGAHLNKTVFANVRQPSMGPTFGIKGGAAGGGYSQVIPMDDFNLHVTGDIHAISMANNLLAAAIDTRMFHESTQKDGPLYKRLVPAKNGVRTFTPTMLRRLKKLGIDKTNPDDLTEEEITNFARLNIDPETITWRRVVDCNDRFLRGITVGEAPTERGFTRKTGFDISVASECMAILALSDSLSDMRERLGRIVIGTSKAGVPITCEDIGCAGAMTALLKDAIKPNIMQTLEGTPVFVHAGPFANISIGANSVLSDKMALKLAGVDPSLPQKTKNEKYGYVITEAGFDLTMGGERFLNIKCRASGLVPDVVIIVATVRALKVHGGGPEVRAGAPLPSEYLNEDTELLRKGCANLAQHIENARQYNLPVVVAINKMSSDTDAEHEVIREESIKAGAVDAIVSNHWEEGGEGAIDLARGVIKATEETSNKDFEFLYATDGLSVEDKITTIAQKMYGAKDVEFTDVAQKKIDLYSKLGFGNLPICIAKTQYSLSHDANLKGVPKDFTFPIRDVRASIGAGYLYALAAEIQTIPGLPTHCGFMNIEVNEDGEIDGMF; encoded by the coding sequence ATGACTGGTCAGATTATTGACGGTAAAAATATTGCTGCCGAAGTGCGTGGCGAAATTAGGGAGCAGATTACCAAGATCCAGGGTGAGAATCCTGCATTTAAGGCGCTGTTGGCTATTATTCAGGTCTCTGACCGTAAGGACTCATTGACATATGTTagaatgaaattgaaagcTGCTGAAGAGGTCGGTATTGCTACGGAGTACTTGCATTTCAGCGAGAGTACCACGCAGGAGGAAGTGTTGCAGAGCATCGATCGTTTGAACGAAGATCCAGAGGTTAATGGTATTATTATCCAACTGCCATTGCCAAAGGGATTCGATGAAGATTTGTTCACATCTAGGGTCAAGCCAGAAAAGGATGTTGACGGTTTTGGCAATTATAATATAGGGGAATTGAACAAGAGAAATGGGAATCCATATTTCTTGCCTTGTACTCCAAAGGGGATCATCGAGTTGTTGAAGAGATCTAATGTAAACATCTCGGGGACAAAGTCTTTGGTTATAGGTAGATCTGACATCGTCGGCTCTCCTATTGCTGCACTATTGAAGGCTGAAGATTCTACAGTGACCATTGCCCACTCAAAGACAAAAGATATTCAACAATGTTTTAAGGATGTTGGGATAGTCGTTGTGGCAATTGGTAGACCAGAATTTGTAAAAGGTGAATGGTTCAAGGACGCAAGTCCTGATTGTGTTGTTATCGATGTCGGTACCAATTTTGTAGACGACTCTACTAAGAAAGTAGGATTTAGATATGTCGGAGACGTTGAATTTCACGAGTCGATAAAACACGTCAAATTGATTACTCCAGTCCCAGGCGGTGTTGGTCCAATGACTGTCGCAATGTTATTACAAAACACTTTATTATCAGCGCAAAgagttgaaaaattgaatggTAAATTAAGACCATTTAAAGCATTACCTTTGCAAAAAGTTAAACCTGTTCCTtctgatattgaaatttcaaaaaaccaaaaaccaaagaaaattatagaTGTTGCCTATGAAGCTGGTATTTTACCTTCTGAATTAGAACCTTACGGCTCAACAAAAGCTAAGGTTAGTTTAAAGATTTTAGATCGTTTAAAGGATAAAGAGAAtggtaaatatattttagtCACTGGTATAACACCTACTCCATTAGGTGAAGGTAAATCTACCACTACAGTAGGCTTGGCACAGGCGTTGGGTGCCCATTTGAATAAAACTGTCTTTGCTAATGTTCGTCAACCATCTATGGGTCCAACCTTTGGTATCAAAGGTGGCGCAGCTGGTGGTGGTTATTCACAAGTCATTCCAATGGATGATTTCAATTTACATGTTACTGGTGATATCCACGCTATTTCAATGGCTAATAACTTGTTAGCCGCTGCAATTGATACAAGAATGTTCCATGAGTCCACTCAAAAAGATGGTCCTCTTTATAAGCGCTTAGTACCAGCCAAAAATGGTGTCAGAACTTTCACCCCTACTATGCTAAGAagattgaagaaattggGTATTGATAAGACCAATCCGGATGACTTAACAGAGGAAGAAATAACTAATTTTGCCAGATTAAATATAGATCCAGAAACAATTACTTGGAGAAGAGTTGTCGATTGTAATGACAGATTCTTAAGAGGAATTACAGTCGGTGAAGCTCCTACTGAACGTGGCTTTACTAGAAAGACTGGGTTTGATATTTCTGTTGCTTCCGAATGTATGGCAATTTTGGCATTATCTGATTCCTTATCGGATATGAGAGAGCGTTTAGGCAGGATTGTTATCGGTACTTCTAAAGCTGGTGTTCCAATCACATGTGAAGATATAGGATGTGCTGGTGCCATGACTGCTTTACTAAAAGATGCAATTAAACCAAATATTATGCAAACTTTAGAAGGTACTCCTGTTTTTGTTCATGCTGGTCCATTTGCTAATATCTCGATTGGTGCTAATTCTGTATTATCTGATAAAATGGCCTTGAAATTAGCTGGTGTAGATCCATCATTACCACAGAAGACAAAGAATGAAAAGTATGGCTATGTCATTACAGAAGCTGGTTTTGATTTAACAATGGGTGGTGAaagatttttgaatattaaatgCAGAGCTTCTGGTCTAGTTCCTGatgttgttattattgtaGCAACTGTTAGAGCATTGAAGGTTCACGGTGGCGGTCCTGAAGTGAGGGCTGGTGCTCCATTACCAAGTGAATATTTAAACGAAGATACCGAATTGTTAAGAAAAGGTTGTGCTAATTTAGCTCAACATATTGAAAATGCTAGACAGTACAATTTACCAGTAGTCGTTGCAATTAACAAAATGTCTTCTGACACTGATGCGGAGCATGAAGTTATCAGAGAAGAATCTATTAAGGCTGGCGCAGTTGATGCCATTGTTTCCAACCACTGGGAAGAAGGTGGTGAAGGTGCAATTGATCTAGCAAGAGGTGTTATAAAGGCCACAGAAGAAACCAGCAACAaagattttgaatttttataCGCTACTGACGGTTTATCAGTCGAGGATAAAATAACGACGATCGCTCAAAAGATGTATGGTGCTAAGGATGTTGAGTTTACAGACGTTGCACAAAAGAAGATTGATCTTTATTCCAAACTTGGTTTCGGCAATTTACCAATCTGCATTGCTAAAACTCAATATTCTTTATCTCATGATGCTAACTTAAAGGGTGTTCCAAAAGACTTTACATTTCCAATTAGAGATGTAAGAGCATCAATTGGTGCAGGTTATCTATACGCTTTGGCTGCTGAAATTCAAACCATCCCAGGTTTACCAACCCACTGTGGTTTCATGAATATAGAAGTCAATGAAGATGGTGAAATTGACGGCATGTTTTAA
- the REC107 gene encoding Rec107p (similar to Saccharomyces cerevisiae REC107 (YJR021C); ancestral locus Anc_5.131) — protein sequence MVTSQNLINTQNMTDISSNISTDCLASSPVKETVFNEADQQILEWAGKLELESVDLREKAGELTTVLKRNSDRLYSVMEQLNKNLKNIEHQSQTPADKDIDSEMLKILAKIEKTINDNLGKSNTTQGNRASRKRTRGSDDFELHNNIDSIVKNSIEKYSKSIVKPVRDNQTKITESLNFMNGMIFNFNNQLESVNKILGNMSSNLKSINDRQVHLENMFSQQKIANDDTNASIQQLQGTTLNNEIYEKVCYNKNSMMLEIPSTKIGAITRSKAAIVKRQETKTNRNIIPWDELNMNYSSEL from the coding sequence AGGAGACTGTCTTTAATGAGGCTGACCAACAAATTCTAGAATGGGCTGGTAAATTAGAATTAGAAAGTGTCGACCTGAGAGAGAAAGCTGGTGAGTTGACTACTGTtctaaaaagaaattcagATCGTTTATATTCTGTAATGGAACAGTTGAACAAAAatctaaaaaatattgagcATCAAAGTCAAACACCAGCAGATAAAGATATAGATTCtgaaatgttaaaaattctAGCGAAAATAGAAAAGACAATTAACGATAATCTGGGAAAGAGTAACACAACCCAAGGTAATAGGGCTAGTAGAAAGAGGACAAGAGGATCAGATGATTTCGAACTtcataataatatagatTCTATAGTCAAGAATagcattgaaaaatatagcAAAAGTATTGTTAAGCCGGTTAGAGATAACCAGACTAAAATTACAGAatcattgaattttatGAATGGGATGATATTTAACTTTAATAATCAATTGGAAAGcgtaaataaaatattggGCAACATGTCTTCTAATTTAAAATCCATAAATGATAGACAGGTGCATTTGGAAAACATGTTTAGTCAACAGAAAATAGCCAATGATGATACAAATGCAAGTATTCAACAATTACAAGGTACTACGCtgaataatgaaatatatgaGAAAGTTTGTTATAACAAAAATAGCATGATGTTAGAAATTCCTTCAACAAAGATTGGAGCTATTACAAGGTCAAAAGCTGCCATTGTCAAGAGACAAGAAACAAAAACTAATCGTAATATAATCCCTTGGGATGAGTTAAACATGAACTACTCTTCAGAATTGTGA
- the TDA10 gene encoding putative ATP-dependent kinase (similar to Saccharomyces cerevisiae YGR205W; ancestral locus Anc_5.132): MLSRTTSFSEQKTTLDYSIEFLDTFITSWFSKNEKKPLFLFISGPQGSGKSYTGVRIHKYLKDKYSNKCKNVLYASIDDFYLTHKDQLELEKSNPNMTLWKGRGLPGTHDMSLLSQSINEILAGFSGAHNVHVPKYINLPIYDKSRFNGTGDRSEVSKRERLPADIVVFEGWFLGFDPVDTSKFHNKKDTFKNLPEMKLINSHLYEYGDILWKNRDIASLGIVFDTDDVVDRIQSWRVQQEHETRAIYGEGLTDEEVIKFIDRYIPCYDVYYDKFTRSESLGSIATLTIKLDSQRRPLSLKTKSFD; encoded by the coding sequence ATGCTTTCTAGAACTACTTCCTTTAGTGAACAGAAAACTACTCTGgattattcaattgaatttttggATACCTTCATAACATCATGGTTttctaaaaatgaaaagaaaccATTGTTTCTATTCATATCTGGTCCTCAAGGCAGTGGGAAATCTTATACTGGTGTTAGAATCCACAAATACTTGAAGgataaatattcaaacaaGTGCAAAAATGTTCTTTATGCTTCAATAGACGACTTTTATTTGACTCATAAAGATCAACTAGAATTGGAAAAAAGTAACCCTAACATGACACTTTGGAAAGGTAGGGGTCTGCCAGGTACTCACGATATGAGTCTATTATCACAAtctattaatgaaattctTGCAGGCTTTAGTGGAGCTCACAATGTGCATGTGcccaaatatattaatctACCAATTTACGATAAATCTCGATTTAACGGGACAGGAGATAGATCAGAGGTAAGTAAGAGAGAAAGACTCCCTGCTGACATAGTTGTCTTTGAAGGGTGGTTCTTAGGCTTTGATCCAGTAGATACTTCTAAATTCCATAACAAAAAGGATACATTTAAAAACCTTCCAGAGATGAAATTGATCAATTCTCATTTATATGAGTATGGCGATATATTGTGGAAAAATAGAGATATTGCTTCATTAGGGATTGTGTTTGATACAGATGATGTCGTAGATAGAATACAGTCATGGAGGGTTCAACAAGAACATGAAACTAGGGCCATTTACGGCGAAGGACTAACAGACGAAGAggttattaaatttattgatagATATATCCCTTGCTATGATGTATATTATGATAAATTTACTCGATCAGAAAGCCTTGGATCAATCGCTACTTTAACCATCAAACTAGATTCTCAAAGAAGACCACTTTCATTAAAGACAAAAAGCTTCgattaa
- the YCH1 gene encoding phosphatase YCH1 (similar to Saccharomyces cerevisiae YGR203W; ancestral locus Anc_5.136), translated as MQRNVSNIKYIEPSVLHQWITQNGQKTQLGQKFQVIDARGSDYIGGHIKGCWNYPYSKLKHYEEGEALMDEMFHKLETSRRDVTVETDNNIMNVVFHCAQSQQRGPAAAMKFLRYLPDDKLSVYNILILRGGFNLWQDLYGTDTNVTADYEPDLWSW; from the coding sequence ATGCAACGGAACGTTTCTAATATCAAGTACATCGAACCCAGTGTGTTACATCAATGGATAACGCAGAATGGACAGAAAACGCAACTAGGTCAAAAGTTTCAAGTGATAGATGCTCGTGGATCCGACTACATTGGAGGTCACATCAAAGGTTGCTGGAATTACCCTTATAGCAAGTTGAAACATTACGAAGAAGGTGAAGCTCTAATGGATGAAATGTTCCACAAGCTAGAAACCTCCAGAAGGGACGTCACCGTAGAGACTGATAACAATATAATGAATGTTGTGTTCCATTGTGCACAATCACAACAAAGAGGACCTGCTGCGGCGATGAAGTTCCTGCGCTACCTTCCGGATGACAAGCTGTCTGTATATAACATTTTGATCCTAAGAGGTGGTTTCAACCTGTGGCAAGACCTCTATGGAACAGATACCAATGTTACTGCCGATTACGAGCCTGATCTATGGTCCTGGTAA